A genomic segment from Eulemur rufifrons isolate Redbay chromosome 19, OSU_ERuf_1, whole genome shotgun sequence encodes:
- the ZNF514 gene encoding LOW QUALITY PROTEIN: zinc finger protein 514 (The sequence of the model RefSeq protein was modified relative to this genomic sequence to represent the inferred CDS: deleted 1 base in 1 codon): MDSTASGLALKRAEGPKPSCGVFNSTRPSRRRTLGRGWGIPLKALPSQDPALPPERFPGEKGTTSLFLKARPQDLMTFEDVTVEFTQWEWGQLDPAQKDLYREVMLENFRNLASLGLPMSKPYVICQLEEGEEPCILEREISVGAQSDLKRRPKAKESIPNQGVSKEELYQVASVEKHTQDELWSSKLKAMCGCDAQLEMQQIKQERPLKKMLTTHKSSTNLRRNEWSEFGRSLGLRSIFVKQHSVPMGEGSYKCDTEFIQTSGGNNSERTHPEKKSCKCNECGKSFHFQSELRRHQRCHTGEKPYECSECGRAFGHISSLIKHQRTHTGEKPYECSECGRAFSQSSSLVLHYRFHTGEKPYKCNECGRAFGHTSSLIKHQRTHTGEKPYECKECGRTFSQSSSLIVHYRFHTGEKPYKCNKCGRAFSQSSSLTQHYRFHTGEKPYKCNECGRAFAHTASLIKHQKSHAGKKLL; the protein is encoded by the exons ATGGATTCCACAGCATCAGGTTTGGCTCTCAAGCGTGCAGAGGGCCCCAAACCCTCCTGCGGAGTT TTTAATAGTACCAGGCCCAGTAGGAGGAGGACCCTAGGAAGAGGCTGGGGAATCCCACTGAA AG CTCTCCCTTCTCAGGACCCTGCTCTTCCTCCAGAGAGATTcccaggagaaaagggaacaaCCAGTTTATTCCTGAAAGCCAGGCCCCAG GACCTGATGACATTCGAGGATGTGACTGTGGAATTTACCCAGTGGGAGTGGGGGCAGCTGGACCCTGCTCAGAAGGACCTATACAGGGAGGTGATGCTGGAGAACTTCAGGAACCTGGCCTCCCTGG GGCTTCCAATGTCCAAACCATATGTGATCTGCCagctggaggaaggggaagagcccTGCATATTGGAGAGAGAAATCTCAGTAGGTGCCCAGTCAG acttaAAGAGGAGGCCTAAAGCCAAAGAATCAATTCCAAATCAGGGAGTTTCCAAAGAAGAATTATATCAGGTAGCATCAGTCGAAAAACACACTCAAGATGAGCTCTGGTCCTCCAAACTGAAAGCAATGTGTGGTTGTGACGCCCAGTTAGAGATGCAGCAGATAAAACAGGAAAGACccctgaaaaaaatgttaaccacTCACAAATCTTCTACTAATCTTAGGAGAAATGAGTGGAGTGAATTTGGGAGAAGTTTAGGCTTAAGATCCATCTTTGTTAAGCAACACAGTGTTCCCATGGGAGAAGGATCCTATAAATGTGATACAGAATTCATACAGACTTCAGGGGGTAATAACTCTGAGAGAACCCATCCAGAGAAGAAATCTtgtaaatgtaatgaatgtgggaagtCCTTCCATTTCCAATCAGAACTTCGGCGCCATCAGCGATGTCACACTGGAGAAAAGCCCTATGAATGCAGTGAATGTGGAAGAGCTTTTGGTCATATTTCATCCCTTATTAAACATCAGAGAACTCATACTGGAGAAAAGCCCTATgaatgcagtgaatgtgggagAGCCTTCAGTCAGAGTTCATCTCTTGTTCTACATTATAGatttcacactggagagaaaccctacaaatgtaatgaatgtggacgAGCCTTTGGTCATACTTCATCCCTTATTAAACATCAGAGGACTCATACTGGAGAAAAGCcgtatgaatgtaaggaatgtgggagaaCCTTTAGCCAGAGCTCTTCTCTCATTGTGCATTATAGatttcatactggagagaaaccttacaaatgtaataaatgtgggAGAGCCTTCAGTCAGAGTTCATCTCTCACCCAACATTACAGatttcatactggagagaaaccctataaatgtaatgaatgtggaaggGCCTTTGCTCACACTGCATCCCTTATTAAGCATCAGAAAAGTCATGCTGGAAAAAAACTCCTATGA